The segment CAAGGGCATAAATACCAtgagtttgtaataaattgagttagattgatgtgctgttgacttgACTGtacgtatataaaaatacaaaactttcTCATAACGCAGCGACCATTTAGATGTTTGGTAATAAAACACCGTTGCACAATCAGGCGATTGACATTTGTCTATAACACGGATGGATTCATGAACAGCACGCAGACAGTAATActtcaacaatattttgtttgcttTACCACAGTCATCTTGcgtaatgtcaaaattataagtatcgacacagaatttaaaaaaacgcatttttttttatttaggtataatattcGCATCTGTTACTTAACGCTGTCTTGTGGGAACATCCGATGCTTTTACTTCTTATCGCGATAGAATCAGTGCCTTGTCTATGGTCTTTGTTGTctacaaattatataggttgtgagaatttaattatgtaatcttTTAGCTGTGGCTGAAGTAAAATAATGAGTGTTGGAAGTCATAGgtcaacaaaaaagtaaaaattgctTTATTCGCAATCGATGTTTGGTTAGATCACagatttgataatttttatttttcggtcGTTTCTATGCATTATTTTCTACCTAGATCTTCTTACACAGGttgctgttttatttttcaactttttaataatacttaactagaattttgttttcaaacttTTGTTTCTACAAACACATTTAATTACCCATTCCTCTTTTCACTTATTATTTTAGgcgaaaatatattgaaaatgcGATATTTCTGATTCGATCGGAGCACTGCCGCATTGCACGGCAAGGTCGGCTCCCATTTTACCACTTCTGGTTTTACCACGACTGACTGACCTTGACGTGATTTGAGGTTACAATTACACATTCAGAGCAGCCACGCGGAGTAGTTTATATAGAAAGTTGTGCTTTTACCAACGACGTGATATGATAGACAATACATACTATGATTTCTAATGCACAAGATTTCCTCAATTGCTCCTGTTTAACCCATATTGATATTTGAAATCGACAGGATGATTGTAACTCAGCTAAACGGTACTATTCGTCATATActaatttacattatgtattaGGCAATTAAAATCAGTTTAAAGACAGGTACTCTCCGCTGCAGCTACTGTGTTTCTGTTAATGTTGCAATTATCtccaaataattaaaattgctaCCTAACTACCTACTCATTTGATGTAATTGTGTGATGTAAATGACAGATGGGAGAGTGACATAAGTAAGGTACATTTTGCAGCGGGGGATGCCGCATACAACAGCTAACTAAATAAGTAgacagtattttattaaatggacATGACCACAGGAATATCATTACATATAGTAAGCATACAGGTGTAtcaaaatatagttacataCGAAGTGGTAAGATACGGTACACCTTGGATTTAAAAAGGGGGCTCGCGATTGTCGATTACTTTTTAGAagtgttaatattaacttgGAGCTTCGCATAAAGGATTTACCCAAGGTATCGCTTCATACTACTTAGTATATCTGTCGCAGCGAAGTCATCTGTTTAATCGGCCATTAGCCATTTAGTTAGCCCGGTCATTAAATGCCGGTATTCCATTGAACGCCTAAGCCATTAATTGATTGATCATTTATTGAACTAGCATCAATAGTTGGCTTATTGTAAGCTAGCTCTTTGAAGGAGGCTGACGTAAAATCAGAcaggtaatttaaatttaatttaatttcttttcccACTACGACTCTAATAAGAGtcaccaaaataaatatggcgTCATTCAGCACGTGcagcttttgttttttttttcggtttaattaaagttattagAAGTTGAAAgtttaacaattatttagtttcttttataaccttatagtatatgtataagtatgtGTGAGAAAGCGAAGCAAGGCAGTTGCGTCGAATCGGAAGCGGATACGGAAGAGCTGGTTTTCCATTTGACCCGACCACGTGACCCTGCCAGTCTTGTTATTCAACTATCGACAGGCTAGCCTGACAAGGTGACCTTTACAAAGCTGGGTTAGACGGTCCAAATTCCTTTCACGGtgtatgtttacaaaaataaaaaaactacccaaaaagttaaaaacaaagtctttGGAAACCAGTACGGTCGCCTGCAAAAGTCCAGTCATAAGTACCTTTTATTCTAtacgttttattgttttgggGCATCTCAACTATATAATTACGTACAGGACAATGTTTCGTAACCTTATACCTATCCTATTAGAGTTTCATCGCAATAGATTAGTTTATCATCTAAAGGTACAAAAAGGTTTTCGTCGATTTATTCATCTACATAGCAAATTATGTCCATTGGATGTGATTCTGTATCAGGATTATCTTGTAATGATTGATGTAagtttgatatataaataaataaatgttataatattttaaaaaatgccgCTAGGCCCGTCTCGGCTTTGCTCGCGTAAAAACATGCATTCCTCAGGTCATAATCATATTCTgcgaaaatcgcatgaaaatccatactgtactttttgagtttatcgtaaACAGACAgggcagaggattttgtttaataatatgtaacgaATGTCAGCGGCCACTATTGACCTCGACATATCGATTGGCATTTTGATGCCATTGAATTTTGACCTACATTGTTATTATGAGACTGCTTACCTCTGTAACAGCTatacagaatatttttataaacatcaaCTAAATTTCCTCAGCACGTAtcgaattatttaaatatttctaattattCGACTCCAAATGATTTTACCCGTTCGGATGACATACATGTTATATGGACATgacaaaaattatacctaattataaattaagtcgactgccgacttccaaagcgcaggtgacgAAGAAGCGGCACAATTACTTCAccacagccttttctccaGTAAGCAGCAAGTAACAATCGTAGgtcataaaactattttaaaatggtaTATTACTGGCTGCATTGCTcgaattatgttttttaatctatactaagtatacatataaagaggtaagcgtttgtgtgtttgtatgtttgaagcgggtaatctccgaaactaccgaaccgatttcaaaatgtctttcaccattagaaaggtaaattatccaagtttgctataggctatattttatctcaaaattcccacggaagtgaagctccgggcaacatctatttaataataaaacagatacatatatttacttcTTGATACACATACGTATCAAGTACATTGTAATAGTTGTTTATTTGTCACCCCTTGGGCTTTTACCGAATAAGTAATCCAGTTCTTCGAAAAACATGACTGATTCAAAGTCGTCATATGTTTACATCATTTACAAGTTATGgaatgcgaaagtgagtttatttactgtttattAACTTGTTCATACCCTTTCATGACTCAAGTATCAACTTTTATCGATCGTCATAAGAAACCTTACatttatgaaaagaaataagtacctatataatctTATAAGTACTCGTATTACAATCGTAAACGTTTATTCCTTTTCATCTTGACTGACTCTTTCATTTTAATGATTTCCTGTGTTCTTCCTCAGCGATAGAACTATTGAGCCCaagattttaatactttttctcATCCATCAAAGACACACATATACAACAAACAGTATTATTACCTACGTGAGTGATGCCGCGGGCAAAGTCTTAACAAGTGATTGTCGCGTAGCAACTACCGTACTTATGTCTGACATTTGTAATCTGGTCCACTAATATTATGCTATgcccataatttatttacttagctAATACTAGGTGGCGATATAGCGTTTTTaactatttacataataattattttaagactATTTACTTGTtctttcataatataaaagttataatatgtGTATGAACATTAAAAACTCAAAATAAGTACTAcatactggacggattttatacggttttcaccaaaagataTAGTGGGATCCAGAGGAAGGcttagattttataattataggtgtatattttattatggttttaagagcgaaaccgggacagAACGCTAGTTCAATATAAAGACAGATCATCCGTCAGCATCATAGATTTAGCAAGtacgttgtacggagtacctactaattccatggtcagcatagataaatgttttactgGGTACTGTATTTGtactgggtgcaccatcagatcgtcatccaaactaaacgtgtgtacaaaattacagCTCAATCGGTAGAAAAGTTGCAAGATTCGTTAGAGACCGTGTGAAGTGGGGGAGACAAGGTAGGAAAACCGACCCTGGGCCCGATGTTCTTCTCCGACGTTTATATGAGAGAAAGAGCAAGAGAGAATTAGTCAAAATGATGAGATTCCCGCGATCGATGcctcttaaaatatttaaccgtCGAACTGCTAATAAGCGGTTGTGTTTATTCCAGGATTGTTCTAGCAGCATGTGTCGTGATGCAAGTGAGCGCGCGGCCCCAGGAGGACGGCGAGGGCAGGGCGGTTCCCCCCAGGGGCCTGCTCAAACGGGGGCTGCCTAAGGGCAAGCAGACCACCACCACTACTACGGAACCACCACAGGTGAagagatattataatttaatgaaatgagGTTACGAGGTTACGCCCTATATAAGGACCACTACATATCCTTCCGTTGGTGTTGTGCGActcgactaagggacatatagtctaggcaacaatagcattctcacgGAGAGGTGTTGCCAAGCAAGCcggttttaaaatcacaaccgaGTCTTTGGCTCTTTCACAGTTACTGAACCAGACATATaagaagtttatttgttttaagtaGACGATAAGagtaaagatttaaaatattaaggttattttttacattgccCGGGCTTCGCGTTTATAGCGGTGAACCAAGAACATGCGGAAATGAGGTGGAAAAaagactatattatatatcgaacataatatatttcaaacataAGCGAATTTTCTTGAATATATCCTTTGTATTTacagagttttatataatgagATGACATTGATTGAACTAACCAATTAttgttatagttatataactATTACTTCTAAATCGTCTTCAATTAATCATTCGGAGTATTGGCGAAAGCCGTATGAAAAATGAATGCCGTAGATAAATGCATTGaactatacctacttattatatacttacaaaaaattaaatataattatttgaacagtctaaggaaatatatatatatatatatagtctaataaaaaatcaatgtctggcatttataataaaacaaaaaaaaaatgtccgaCCGTTATTAATCTTTTTACAGATCACTAAAATAAGTCCCTAGAAGTCGTTGTGTAATCTAATGGCATATGCCTAGTAATCTAGctagaatttccaaaacttGCTTATCCTACTTTCGCATGGTACAACATTTTAACTAACCAGTTGTAAGAAACCGGGAACTGCACCTAGTATCGTAATCGTAACATTTAGACCACGTGGTTCTCTGTATCTGtgagtattaaatatttagcaaagtaagttcatacattttctaaaactgtattttatactaaactagtggcccgttacggcttcgctcgggtaaaaacatgacacctaaactttcctgAGGATTCACAGTATCTATTTGCGTAAAGTATAGTCGTTTTCAAGTTTACCTATCGTCAACAGAtagacagatgcggcagaggagctttgttttataatacgtaaaGATGTGCCTGTGGCTCCGcttccgtggaaatttcgtTATATAAAGCCATTGCACattatatttgtcaaaatacaataggattatatttaatttgtttaaggTAATGTATTTCTTCTTAACGcatcaactctgtaggacccAGGATTTTAATCCTAAGTAGTATATAACATGGATCATTGGGGATAGCTTTGTGGAAAACCCTGAAGCCGTAGGGCTTCACGAAACATATttaaacacgtagcacgtcacaacgtccacatgctgtctcatGGAATGTCGCTGTGTGGACTCAATGTGAATGACTGATTTTTGCTTCATAGTAGCTCCCCAGCTTCCAGAAAAACTTATTGACTTAATTGATTATATTACGTAAGTACTCGATAGTATCaccgaaacaaaaaaatatgttaataccACTTTTGATATGCAAATCTGTAATGTGCTAAACAATTTTCTACATTTCATAATGGTGCGTATTGTGAAAGTCGTCGACACGGGGCGGTTACGGCGCATACCGATTGTAATATAATAGGCAACACTAGCCCAAACACATTGTAACTATTGTTTGTATACATTATACAGAATATTGTATACAAACAGACACATTTCACACTTTTATCTGGAGTAGCTTTTACCCGAGACTTCTTCTGCGCCGAATTAACTATTGTGAAGCGGTGGCATAGGTATCAAAATGCACCAACTTTACACTAAAGTACAAATGTAAAGATTATCTTCGGGGGGTGAATCAGgaaatgtaaaaaagttttgCAACCTTAGTGTGTAATGAGGATCATAAatgcagttttattattaaaagtaagCAGTTTTGATGTTATTCATGGGCTAAGTACTTGTAAGTCTTTACATACATTGAAAACTCACCCCTCTATCTCTACAAGTACTTAGcccaaaattttgaaaagaagCACAATATAATTCATTGCTTGTAATCTACAAGCAGGAAGAGTTCTATACATTGTACGAAATCACAATTCACGCGTCCATATAGCGGTCAAAGTTGGTGATAggtaaattatgaaataatgtgATGACAAACGCCAAATCAATGTCGATGAATAAGATGTTAATCGTATTCAATGTTGGGTTTCGCTAATGACATGTAACATTTGGCTCAAGGCAGGCCGGCTCATCGGGTCACCTTCGCGGGTGGCCTTTCTGAGACCTTCCTTTCCTCAATTTCTACCcactatgtaaaataaatactaatgtaTGGTGCCTTTGTACAGGAGTCATCGACTTTCAGGTTAATGCTCGATCAAGGAAAATATAAAGGGTTCaagttttttcaaatttctcaAAGCGTTATTGTTGCATTGAAAAGTTTTGTGCCTTATTCCATAGCCATACAATATACATTgctatagaaaaaatataagatcACCATAAGGTTATCccatatagtaaaatattaaacagtgaaaatttgttaattgagCAGCTGTATTCGTATGTATGCTCAGAATAATAGCTAATGTAGCAGCTGTAGATATTCATCTACAGCAgcttcaaaaaatatgtcgtGAAATAGGATACAAATTCTACTTTCTATAGTCAGTCTAATCATATGGCCGAGCCAAAAAAATAGTCTTTCTTCCTAAAAATATCTTTGGATCACTCATCTCTTCCATCATCTaacaaaatgagaaaaattGGAAGGTATTCAAAAAGCCACCCTGTATACCAGATTTACCTGATTTACCAGATAATACCCGGGGATTTTCTGTAgcaattttggaataaaactaaaaaaatacagatttttatttttaaccattGTAATTTTTGGTCCAGGAAGCGGAATACGACGAGGACTACCCTGCAGAAGGCGAGAACCAGGAGCCGTCGACGGAGACGCCGCCATCTTCCACGGAGGGCAAGAAGCTAGTGGCCGGAGGAGTCAGGCCCTTCCGAAGCAACACCGACCTGCTCGAGACTCTCAAGAGGAGGAGGGCACAGGCTGCTGaaggtaaattaaaatattaagacaCTACTACAGACGCGATGTCCATCTACTATAGAGGTCCTGGAGCTGGAGCCCGGCGGACCAGGTTATTGCATCAAATGAAGATTCAGCTGAGCTTTTACGATAGGTTGACTAACAATAGCATAAAACCATCACTGCCGCgcctgtttgtctgttcgcgacaaactcaaaaactcaaaactactacacggatATATATggggttttcaccaatagacagtgtgattcctggggaaagtttaggtgtatttattatgttttatgttttttacacgagcgaagccgggacattccgctagtttatataatcataatactttaatggataaatatt is part of the Plodia interpunctella isolate USDA-ARS_2022_Savannah chromosome Z, ilPloInte3.2, whole genome shotgun sequence genome and harbors:
- the LOC128682980 gene encoding uncharacterized protein LOC128682980 encodes the protein MKILPLIVLAACVVMQVSARPQEDGEGRAVPPRGLLKRGLPKGKQTTTTTTEPPQEAEYDEDYPAEGENQEPSTETPPSSTEGKKLVAGGVRPFRSNTDLLETLKRRRAQAAEAKLHGQSNHASSAAASSQDIVSEAPSKSSYSKKQFNRAPARDSNNEESPAASSSKPSRSRFGRPAARSVPEAEPEEQNEAAAPAPSRTGRTFVRRGGN